The following is a genomic window from Paenibacillus sp..
GTCCGCCGTAAGCCCGGAATCGCTGGACGCCGACACGGCGGCGCGCGCGCGGGCAATGTCCGCTTACGAGACGGCGGTCGTCGCGCTAACCGCATATTATAAGGGACAAACGCCTTCAGGTTTCGCCGTATCGCCGGAGTTAGCCGCGAATTGGCAGGCGGAACAAACCTACGAAAAGGTGTGGGCCCAGTACGGAAGCGTAAAGGAAGAGCAAGGCCGCCATGTCGTAGAACTGTTGATGATCGGTCAAGATCGAAACGGAGCGCTTCGAACGATCGGAGCGGACGTCGCCGAAGTGACGCCGATGGCGGAGTCGGCGGGTTACGCGCTGACCGGGCTCGGCCATCTGGAGCTGCCGGCGCCGACCGGCGCCGCGAGCGTGTGGATCGGCCGCGGAGCCGATTCGTCAATCGCCCCGCAGAACGTAACGGCGGACATGCCGGCACCGATCGAACAAGACGGAACGCTGCTGCTGCCGGCGGAGCTCTTGAACCGATTCGGCACGGTCGCGGTCCGAAGCGACGGGACGTATACGCTGACGCTGCGGGACGGAAGCGCCAAGACGCTGCCTGCTTCGCGCAGCGGCGGGAAAGCGTATATATCGATCGAGGCTTTGACCGAAGCGTTCGACGGACTGACGATTCGAGACTTACAAGAAACGATCGAGTATCAAGTGGATTGGAACGAAGCCGCACGCCAAGTGCTTATTCAGATCGAATCGAACCACCCGGTCGGTTAACGAATTCCGCCGCCGACGCCGCCGATGCGAAAGCATCGGCGGTTTTTGCGTCCCCAAACGCTTTCCCGTTGATGCAATGCATACAAAAAGTAAGCGGCTAAAAATCGTTGTGGTTTGATCGGCGGGGAATGACGTATGATAACAGTATATACCAGCCATCCGAAAGGAGTTGTCCGGGCATGCGTTCGTCAGGAACGATCATCGAGACGACCGAACGAATCGGGGCGCACAACTATCATCCGATTCCCGTCGTCATCGAACGAGGGGAAGGCGTCTGGGTGTACGACCCGGAAGGCAACCGCTACATGGACATGCTAAGCGGTTATTCGGCGCTCAACCAAGGGCATCGGCATCCGAAAATCATCGCCGCGCTGAAGGAGCAGGCTGACAAAATCACGCTCACTTCGCGCGCGTTTTACAATGAACCGATGGCCCGATTTTACGAGAAACTGTCCGCCTACACCGGGAAATCGGCCATATTGCCGATGAACACGGGCGCGGAGGCGGTGGAGACGGCGCTCAAGGCGGCCCGGCGATGGGCGTACGACGTGAAGAAGGTGCCGGACGATCAGGCGGAGATTATCGTCGCCGCCGGCAACTTCCACGGGCGGACGATCGCGATTACGTCGTTCTCGTCGGACCCGTCGTACCGCCGCGGCTTCGGCCCGTTCGCGCCGGGGTTTCGCATCGTGCCGTACGGCGACCTTGACGCGCTGCGCGAGGCGATGACGCCGAACACGGCGGCGTTCCTCGTCGAGCCGATCCAAGGGGAAGCGGGCATCGTCATCCCGCCGGACGGCTATCTCCGGGAGGCGAAGCGGCTGTGCGAGGAGCGGAACGTCCTGCTCCTCGCCGACGAAATTCAAACCGGCTTCGGGCGAACGGGCCGGCCCTTCGCTTGCGATTGGGAAGGCGTGACCCCGGATATGTACATTATGGGCAAGGCGCTCGGCGCCGGCGTATTGCCGGTGTCCGCCGTGGCCGCGGACGCCAGCATCCTCGGCGTGTTCGAGCCCGGCTCCCACGGCTCGACGTTCGGCGGCAACCCGCTCGCCTGCGCGGTGGCGGTCGCGGCGCTCGAGGTGCTCGAGGAAGAGCAGCTCGCCGAACGGTCGAGAACGCTCGGGGAGGCGTTCCTCGCCCGGCTGCGGCAGCTTACTTCGCCGGCGATTCGAGAGGCGCGCGGCCGCGGGCTGCTCATCGGGCTGGAAATGAACGGCAAGGCAAGACCGTACTGCGAAGCGCTCATGAAGCTTGGCCTGCTGTGCAAGGAGACGCACGAGAACGTCATCCGGTTCGCGCCGCCGCTCGTCGTGACGGAGGAGGAGCTGGACTGGGCGTTCGTCCGCATCGAGCAAGCGCTGCGCGAGGTGTCCGGCTGACGGCCCCCGCCGGCATATATATAACGGTAAAGGAGAGGATCTTATGACTATGATTCCTTATCATCCAGAACCGTTCACCAATTTCACGAACCCGGAGGAGGCGCGCGCGTTCGACGAAGCGCTGCGCAAGGCGCGCGCCGAGCTCGGCCTGCGCGTCCCGCTCGTCATCGGGGGGCGGCGCATCGACGCCGAGCGGACGACGACGTCGATCAACCCGTCCCGGAAGGACGAAGTCGTCGGCATCGTCGCGAAGGCGGATCGGGACCAAGCCGATCAGGCGGTCCGCGCCGCGTACGACGCTTACAGAACTTGGTCGAAAACGTCCCCCGAGGCGCGAGCGGCGCTGCTGTTCAAGACGGCGACGATTCTGCGCCGGCGCAAGCACGAGTTCAGCGCCTGGCTGACGATCGAAGCGGGCAAAGTGCGGGCCGAAGCGGACGCGGACACGGCGGAAGCGATCGATTTCATGGAATATTACGGCCGCCAAATGGTCGCGATGGCGAAGCGCGCGAACGATCTTCTCGTGCCGATGCCGGGCGAAGACAACCGGCTCGAGTACATCCCGCTCGGCGTCGGGCTCGTCATTCCGCCGTGGAACTTCCCGCTTGCCATCATGGTCGGCATGACCGTCGCCTCCATCGTCGCGGGCAATACGGTCGTGCTGAAGCCGGCGAGCACGACGCCGGTCATCGCGTACAAATTTTTCGAAATGCTGGAGGATGCGGGCCTGCCGCCGGGCGTCGTCAATTTCGTCCCCGGCAGCGGATCCGAAATCGGCGACTTCCTCGTGACGCACCGGCTGACGCGGTACATCGCGTTCACAGGCTCGCGCGAAGTCGGCCTGCGCATCCACGAGCTGTCGGCGAAGGTCGGAGAAGGACAAATGTGGCTGAAGCGCTACATCGGCGAGATGGGGGGGAAGGACTCGATCATCGTCGACCGCGACGCGGATCTCGAGGAAGCGGCGAAAGGCATCGTCGCCTCCGCATTCGGCTTCTCCGGCCAAAAATGCTCCGCCTGCTCCCGGGCGATCGTCCACCGGGACGTGTACGACGAGGTGCTGAACCGCGCCGTCGAGCTGACGAAGGCGCTTTCGATCGGCGACGCGGCCGACCCCGGCTGCTTCACCGGCCCGGTCATCGACGAGTCGGCGTACCGGAAAATTCTCGACTACATCGACATCGGCAAAGGCGAAGGACGTCTCATGACCGGCGGCGGCGCGCCGATGGCGGAGAAAGGATATTTCATCGAACCGACGATTTTCGCGGACGTCGATCCGTCGGCGCGGCTCATGCAGGAGGAAATTTTCGGGCCGGTGCTCGCGTTCGCGAAGGCGAACGACTTCGACCATGCGCTAGAGATCGCGAACAACACCGAATACGGCCTTACCGGCTCCGTCTACACGCGGAACCGCGAACATATCGAGCGCGCGAGGACCGATTTCCACGTCGGCAATTTGTATTTCAACCGCAAGTGCACGGGCGCGATCGTCGGGGTGCATCCGTTCGGCGGCTTCAACATGTCCGGCACCGATTCGAAGGCGGGCGGACCCGATTATTTGCTGCAGTTCACGCAGCTGAAGCTGAGCTCGGAAAAATTGTGACGAAAGCGGGGAGCGGACCATGGCGCTGGACAACATGCTGCGGAGCGCGGTGCTGTCGGTGGCGGGCAATCGGGCGGTTCGGTCGTTTTTCCGGAAATACGGGATGCGCCTCGGCGTAGCCCGCTTCGTCGCGTCGGAGCAGCTCGAGGCGGCGCTCGACGTCGTGCTGCGGTTGAACCGGCAAGGGCTGATGGTGACGCTCGATTATTTGGGCGAGAGCGTCACCGACCGCGCGCTCGCCGAGGAAGCGGCCGATCAGGCGGTTCTCACGCTGCGGCGCATCGCGGAGCGGAAGCTAAACGCCAATGTATCGGTGAAGCTGACGCAGCTAGGCCTTACCATCGATCCCGCGTTCTGCGAATCGATGATGTCGCGCATTCTCGACGAAGCGGCGCGGACCGGCAATTTCGTACGGATCGACATGGAGGATTCGTCCGTCGTGCAGGCGACGGTCGATCTGTTCGAGAAGCTGCTGAAACGGTACGGACCGAAGCGGGTCGGGCTCGTGCTGCAGGCGTATTTGTACCGCACGCAGGCGGACCGGGAGCGGCTTGGATCGCAAGGCGTCAATGTGCGCATCGTGAAGGGCGCTTACAAGGAGCCGAAGGAGGTCGCGTTCCCGCGCAAAAAAGACGTGGACGCGAATTACGTCCGGCTCGTCGAAGCGCACCTTGCGCAAGGCTGCTACACCGCCGTGGCGACGCACGACGAAGCGATCATCAAGCAGACGATTCACTACGCGCGCAAGAAAGGAATCTCGCCCGAGCGCTTCGAGTTCCAGATGCTGTACGGCATCGCGGGCGAGCTGCAGCTCCGCCTCGTGCGGGACGGGTATCGCGTGCGCGTGTATACGCCGTTCGGGGAAGCGTGGTACCCGTATTTTACGCGACGCATCGCCGAACGTCCCGCCAATCTATGGTTCGTGCTGAAAGGCATGTTCCGCGCGTAATCGGCAATCGTAGATCCAGTAAACGTTCCAGGAGGGAAACCTATGCTAGCAACGAAACCAGACGCGATTTCGCTGATCGGCGTGCCGATCGACCTCGGCGCCGGGCGGCGCGGCGTCGATATGGGGCCGAGCGCCATCCGGGTAGCCAACGTGCAGGAGAAACTGGAACGGCTCGGGTATGCGGTGTACGACGAGGGCGATCTCGTCGTCCGCCGCCCCTCGGGCTATGGCGAATACGGGCCGGGGCTGAAGTTTTTGGACGAAATCGCCCGCGTCTGCGGGGAGCTTCAGGAGCAGGTGGCAGCGGCGATCGCCGCTCGCCGGTTCCCGCTCGTGATCGGCGGCGACCACAGCCTCGCGTTCGGTTCCGTCGCCGGCGTGCTCAAGCATCGGCCGAAGCTCGGCGTCATTTGGTTCGACGCGCATGCGGACCTCAATACCGAGCAAACGTCGCCGTCCGGCAACATTCACGGCATGTCGCTCGCCGTCGCTTTGGGCCGGGGGCATCCGCACCTGACGTCCATTGCCGGCGGCCGGGTCGTCGACCCGTCCAAGGTCGTCCTCATCGGCTCGCGGTCGGTCGATCCGGGCGAGCGGGAGCTGATCCGTTCGCTCGGGATCAAATCGTTCACGATGCACGACATCGACCGGCTCGGCATGACGCGCGTGATGGAAGAGACGATCGCCATCGTCGCGGACGGTACGGACGGCGTCCACCTCAGCCTCGATTTGGACAGCTTGGACCCCGAGGACGCGCCGGGCGTCGGCACGCCGGTCATCGGAGGGATCACGTATCGGGAGGGACATCTCGCGATGGAGCTGCTGTCCGAGGCGGGCTGCGTCGTAAGCGCCGACGTCGTCGAGGTGAACCCGATTCTGGACCATATGAACAAGACGGCGAAAGTGGCGGTCGAGCTCGTCGCCTCCTTGTTCGGCGAAAAAATCGTCTAACCGCGAAAAAAAGTACGAGTCCGACAAGCCCATTTTTCCCGCGAATGAATACCATGGAGTAAAGTTCTGGGCTTGTAGGAGGAATGCGGCATGACGAAACCGATCAAATACGCGGCCGTCGGCGATTCGCTGACGTTCGGCACCGGAGCGCCGGAGAACAAAGGATTCGCGAGCGTCGTTCAGCAGCTGTGGAGCGAGCGGCTCGGGGCCGACATCATCCGCCGCACGTACGCGGTCGTCGGCGCGACGACCGGAGAAACGCTGGAGCGGCTGCTGACGAACGCGGAGATGCGCAAAGCGATCGCCGAGGCCGACATCGTTACGCTGACCGCCGGCGGCAACGATCTCATTCGCGCCGCCATGCGGATGTACATTCAAGGGGAAACCCGTTCAATGAAGCCGGGGATGCGCGTATTCGCGAACGCCTACCGCGATTTGCTGAGCGAGCTCGCCGCCGTCCATCGGACGATGGAGCGTGAGGACGCCCGCATCGTCGTCGCGGATTGCTACAACCCGTTCCCGCAGGTGCGCGACGCGGTGTTGTGGATCAGCTTCGTCAACCGCTGCATCCACCGCTGCGCGGCGGCGTACGGCGGCCGCGTGCTCGTCGCCCGCGCGTACGACGCATTCCTCGGTCGAGAGACCGATTTGTTCGCGGACGACGGCGTTCACCCGAACGAAGCGGGGCACCGCGTGCTCGGCGAATGCGTCGCCGACGCCCTCGCGTGAATGGAGGCGGGGGCTGCGGAGGCGCCTTTCGTTGAAACGACTGCCGGATTGCACTACAATGAATAGCAGAAGTGCAATCCGGTTTCAGGCGGGGGAGGCGTGTCGAGAACGATGGAGACCAGCCGGAAGACGGAGCCGCGCAACGCGGATGTCGTGCCGCCTTGTCCGATTTGCGGCTTCTCGATGAAATGGTGGATGGCCAAGTGGAAATGCTTCAACTGCGGGCAATGGAGCGGCTGCTGCGGGGACGAAACGAGCGACCCGGGCGGGCTCTGGTGCGAAGCGGTGTCGAACAGACGAAAGGACGGATGAACGCAATGGCGCAATATCGGGAGATTACGACGGAAGCCGAATGGGCGGAAACATTGGAGGCGTCGGCGGCGAGGCCGGTGCTCGTGCTGAAGCACAGCACGCGATGCCCGGTCAGCAGCGCGGCGCTCGAGGAATACGAGGCTTACTTGCAGGACAAGCCGAAGGAAGACGTCGATTACGTGATGGTGAAGGTGATCGAATCTCGGCCGGTTTCGAATAAAATCGCGGAGGATTTGAACGTCAAGCACGAATCGCCGCAAATGATCTTGATCAAAGACAAAGCGAAATATTGGGCGACGTCCCACTGGTCCGTCACGAAAAAGCATATGCAGGCGGTCCTCGACTAATGAAGGGGGCGCCGTTCCGCATCGGCGTCGTTTCCGACACGCATATGTTTTCGCGCGGAGCGAAGCTGCCCGACGAGCTGCTGCGCGGCCTCGCCGGCGTCGATCTCCTGCTGCACGCGGGCGATTTCACCGATCCGGCGGTCGTGCCGCTGCTTACGGCGATCGCGCCGCTCGAGGCGGTGGCGGGCAACAACGACGGACTGGACATCGTCCGCCGCTTCGGCTACCGCAAAGTGATCGAAGCCGGCGGCAAGCGGATCGGGCTCGTGCACGGGCACGACGGTCCCGGCCGCTCGACGGAGGCGAAGGCGCGGCTCGCGTTCCGCGACGAGGCGGTCGACATCGTCGTCTTCGGCCATTCCCATGTGCCGCACTACGAGCTGGCCGACGGCGTGCTGCTGTTCAATCCCGGCTCGCCGACGGACAAGCGGTGGCAGCGCCAATATTCGTACGGCATTATCGAGATCGGAGAGCGGATCGCGGCCGTGCATCAGTTTTACGACGACAAGTCCTGATTCCTTCTCATTGACATCGAAAGCGGTGCCGCGGGTCGCGGCCCGCTTTTTTGCGCGGCGGCGCTTCCCGCGAGCTTGAACACGACGACGCCGGCGGCGATCAGCGCGACGCCCGCCAGCTGCCGGGGGGTGAGCGGGATCCGCGTCAGTCCCATCCAGCCCGCAGCGTCCCACCACATCGCGCAGATCAGCTGCGAAATCATCATCAACGATACCGCGAACGTCGGATCGATCCGACGCGTCGCCTGGACGACGCATACGACGACGCCCACGCCGAGCAGCCCGCTGAACCCGTACCACAACTTCATGTTCTGCAGATCGAACAGACGCGGTCCTTCGAGCAGCAGCCCCAACGCGAAGGAAGCCGCGAAGCCGAGCCCCAAGACGAGGGTCGTCGTCGACCAGGTGCTTGCCCGCTCGTTCACCTTTTTGTTAAAAATGTTTTGCACGCCGACGAGCGCCCCGGCAAGGGCGGCCCATAATAAGCCTTGCATCATATGCGGGTTCCCCTCTCCAAATCTTGTTCATAGATGTTATAATGCGCTTTTTCCCGCAGCTTTTCCCGGTCTCTGATGAGGACGGCGTCTCGTTTGCGCTCGATCAGCCCCTCGTCCGTAAATTTCCGCAGCACCCGGTTCACGTGCCGGTAACTCGTACCGATCATGTCGGCAGCATCCGCTACGTCGGCCCCGTGCAGCGTCCCGCTCGAGGCTCCGTCGGTTTCGTCGGGAGAGACGGACAGCAAATAACTGGCCAGCCGCACTTCTACCGGATAAATCAAATTCAAGTTCATCGCCCGCGACTTCAACCAAAACTTCCGAGTGACGATCTCCAGCAAAAATCGCAGCAGCGGCGCATGGTCGCCGGCATACTCCTTCAACGATTGGTAGGAAACCCGGAGCATGACCGACGGCGACACGGCTTTCACGGTGTTCATGATGTCGATGTTTTGGACATACTCGATGTCGCCGATCAGCTCCAGCGGCGATTTGAAGGAGACGACGAGCGTCTTTCCTTCGGCCGACGTATTGTACACTTTGATTTTGCCTTTCGCCAATACATAAAGATGCTTCGCGGGCTCGCCTTGCGCGCAAATCGTTTCGCCCTCGGCGAAGCGGCAGAGCGCGATATGCGGAAGAAGGGCGGGCGGGAACAGGCGGTTCAGCCCATGCAGCCGCAAATAGTGATCGCGTTCCTCCGAAGTTTGTCGTTCCGTCATCGGATCAGCCCCCTCGTGTT
Proteins encoded in this region:
- a CDS encoding copper amine oxidase N-terminal domain-containing protein, which codes for MKKRILAAVLMSCALVAPGAAEAAAKPESDRIGIVLNGSKAAYEASYQPFIQADRVQVPVRYLFESFGAEVRYDASTGTVYADAGDMTLTVKTGSTSMTVDGRSVKLDSPATIRGGRMFVPIRAIGEALGANVGWNANTREVRVGSPIVRGSAVSPESLDADTAARARAMSAYETAVVALTAYYKGQTPSGFAVSPELAANWQAEQTYEKVWAQYGSVKEEQGRHVVELLMIGQDRNGALRTIGADVAEVTPMAESAGYALTGLGHLELPAPTGAASVWIGRGADSSIAPQNVTADMPAPIEQDGTLLLPAELLNRFGTVAVRSDGTYTLTLRDGSAKTLPASRSGGKAYISIEALTEAFDGLTIRDLQETIEYQVDWNEAARQVLIQIESNHPVG
- a CDS encoding ornithine--oxo-acid transaminase encodes the protein MRSSGTIIETTERIGAHNYHPIPVVIERGEGVWVYDPEGNRYMDMLSGYSALNQGHRHPKIIAALKEQADKITLTSRAFYNEPMARFYEKLSAYTGKSAILPMNTGAEAVETALKAARRWAYDVKKVPDDQAEIIVAAGNFHGRTIAITSFSSDPSYRRGFGPFAPGFRIVPYGDLDALREAMTPNTAAFLVEPIQGEAGIVIPPDGYLREAKRLCEERNVLLLADEIQTGFGRTGRPFACDWEGVTPDMYIMGKALGAGVLPVSAVAADASILGVFEPGSHGSTFGGNPLACAVAVAALEVLEEEQLAERSRTLGEAFLARLRQLTSPAIREARGRGLLIGLEMNGKARPYCEALMKLGLLCKETHENVIRFAPPLVVTEEELDWAFVRIEQALREVSG
- the pruA gene encoding L-glutamate gamma-semialdehyde dehydrogenase; the protein is MIPYHPEPFTNFTNPEEARAFDEALRKARAELGLRVPLVIGGRRIDAERTTTSINPSRKDEVVGIVAKADRDQADQAVRAAYDAYRTWSKTSPEARAALLFKTATILRRRKHEFSAWLTIEAGKVRAEADADTAEAIDFMEYYGRQMVAMAKRANDLLVPMPGEDNRLEYIPLGVGLVIPPWNFPLAIMVGMTVASIVAGNTVVLKPASTTPVIAYKFFEMLEDAGLPPGVVNFVPGSGSEIGDFLVTHRLTRYIAFTGSREVGLRIHELSAKVGEGQMWLKRYIGEMGGKDSIIVDRDADLEEAAKGIVASAFGFSGQKCSACSRAIVHRDVYDEVLNRAVELTKALSIGDAADPGCFTGPVIDESAYRKILDYIDIGKGEGRLMTGGGAPMAEKGYFIEPTIFADVDPSARLMQEEIFGPVLAFAKANDFDHALEIANNTEYGLTGSVYTRNREHIERARTDFHVGNLYFNRKCTGAIVGVHPFGGFNMSGTDSKAGGPDYLLQFTQLKLSSEKL
- a CDS encoding proline dehydrogenase family protein, translating into MDNMLRSAVLSVAGNRAVRSFFRKYGMRLGVARFVASEQLEAALDVVLRLNRQGLMVTLDYLGESVTDRALAEEAADQAVLTLRRIAERKLNANVSVKLTQLGLTIDPAFCESMMSRILDEAARTGNFVRIDMEDSSVVQATVDLFEKLLKRYGPKRVGLVLQAYLYRTQADRERLGSQGVNVRIVKGAYKEPKEVAFPRKKDVDANYVRLVEAHLAQGCYTAVATHDEAIIKQTIHYARKKGISPERFEFQMLYGIAGELQLRLVRDGYRVRVYTPFGEAWYPYFTRRIAERPANLWFVLKGMFRA
- the rocF gene encoding arginase: MLATKPDAISLIGVPIDLGAGRRGVDMGPSAIRVANVQEKLERLGYAVYDEGDLVVRRPSGYGEYGPGLKFLDEIARVCGELQEQVAAAIAARRFPLVIGGDHSLAFGSVAGVLKHRPKLGVIWFDAHADLNTEQTSPSGNIHGMSLAVALGRGHPHLTSIAGGRVVDPSKVVLIGSRSVDPGERELIRSLGIKSFTMHDIDRLGMTRVMEETIAIVADGTDGVHLSLDLDSLDPEDAPGVGTPVIGGITYREGHLAMELLSEAGCVVSADVVEVNPILDHMNKTAKVAVELVASLFGEKIV
- a CDS encoding SGNH/GDSL hydrolase family protein, which translates into the protein MTKPIKYAAVGDSLTFGTGAPENKGFASVVQQLWSERLGADIIRRTYAVVGATTGETLERLLTNAEMRKAIAEADIVTLTAGGNDLIRAAMRMYIQGETRSMKPGMRVFANAYRDLLSELAAVHRTMEREDARIVVADCYNPFPQVRDAVLWISFVNRCIHRCAAAYGGRVLVARAYDAFLGRETDLFADDGVHPNEAGHRVLGECVADALA
- the ytxJ gene encoding bacillithiol system redox-active protein YtxJ — protein: MAQYREITTEAEWAETLEASAARPVLVLKHSTRCPVSSAALEEYEAYLQDKPKEDVDYVMVKVIESRPVSNKIAEDLNVKHESPQMILIKDKAKYWATSHWSVTKKHMQAVLD
- a CDS encoding metallophosphoesterase, whose protein sequence is MKGAPFRIGVVSDTHMFSRGAKLPDELLRGLAGVDLLLHAGDFTDPAVVPLLTAIAPLEAVAGNNDGLDIVRRFGYRKVIEAGGKRIGLVHGHDGPGRSTEAKARLAFRDEAVDIVVFGHSHVPHYELADGVLLFNPGSPTDKRWQRQYSYGIIEIGERIAAVHQFYDDKS
- a CDS encoding DMT family transporter; the encoded protein is MMQGLLWAALAGALVGVQNIFNKKVNERASTWSTTTLVLGLGFAASFALGLLLEGPRLFDLQNMKLWYGFSGLLGVGVVVCVVQATRRIDPTFAVSLMMISQLICAMWWDAAGWMGLTRIPLTPRQLAGVALIAAGVVVFKLAGSAAAQKSGPRPAAPLSMSMRRNQDLSS
- a CDS encoding Crp/Fnr family transcriptional regulator, which produces MTERQTSEERDHYLRLHGLNRLFPPALLPHIALCRFAEGETICAQGEPAKHLYVLAKGKIKVYNTSAEGKTLVVSFKSPLELIGDIEYVQNIDIMNTVKAVSPSVMLRVSYQSLKEYAGDHAPLLRFLLEIVTRKFWLKSRAMNLNLIYPVEVRLASYLLSVSPDETDGASSGTLHGADVADAADMIGTSYRHVNRVLRKFTDEGLIERKRDAVLIRDREKLREKAHYNIYEQDLERGTRI